In the Solibacillus sp. FSL K6-1523 genome, one interval contains:
- the spoVT gene encoding stage V sporulation protein T → MKATGIVRRIDDLGRVVIPKEIRRTLRIREGDPLEIYTDREGEVILKKYSPINDLGEFAQEYVQSLFEILGTPSFISDRDEMIAVAGASKKEYLSRRLTPFAEDIIKARTGVVEKLEMTIELVAGQYEQVKSYCAVPIISNGDPIGAVYLLSKAHFIGEVEQKAAETAANFLAKQMES, encoded by the coding sequence ATGAAAGCAACAGGAATAGTACGTCGTATTGATGATTTAGGTCGTGTTGTCATACCGAAAGAAATACGTAGAACACTTCGGATTCGCGAAGGTGATCCACTTGAAATTTATACTGACCGCGAAGGAGAAGTTATCTTAAAAAAATATTCTCCAATTAACGACCTCGGTGAATTTGCGCAAGAATATGTGCAATCACTTTTTGAAATATTAGGGACACCAAGCTTTATAAGTGATCGTGATGAAATGATTGCAGTAGCAGGTGCATCTAAAAAAGAATATTTATCGAGACGATTAACCCCATTTGCTGAAGATATTATAAAAGCAAGGACGGGTGTTGTTGAAAAGCTTGAAATGACGATAGAGCTAGTCGCTGGACAATATGAGCAAGTAAAGTCTTATTGTGCGGTGCCAATCATTTCAAATGGTGATCCAATTGGTGCGGTTTATTTATTATCCAAGGCGCATTTTATTGGCGAAGTAGAACAAAAAGCTGCTGAGACAGCCGCTAACTTTTTAGCAAAACAAATGGAAAGTTAA